Proteins encoded within one genomic window of Tolypothrix bouteillei VB521301:
- a CDS encoding dynamin family protein, whose translation MQPQQKEDYQQLADALKSVSALLDLDSKSQLHQDTLALCNYLTYPKFRIAVFGPFNHGKSTLINAMLGDRALPIDLIPTTGAAIIVRYGTSLRTRILLTDGTEIYRNGTEVLKQFAVLDNDRRMRSDVASVEVFCPHPFLDTGVEFLDLPGTNDREEQDNLVRQQLLSADLVVQLLDARKLMTLGERENLRDWLLERGIKTVIFVANFINLLEPEDQKQVQNRLRFVAESFRADLPPGFSNLYRVDALPALRARLKGDVAAASSSGLVTFESALQNIVSIFQQNSQKVRLPRVEPLAFQVQQALQVKITPLQSEIKVFDEKQKAKNEIKIRAEQLIKKGFAASLSKLRDWLALPSLRDKYQADAAVALAQGNFKNWERETLKKDLKELQQDIVKWLYQAYEFFQEERPEDLLIPLPDEPKVILPPQPGSSEILSEPGSVAVGGGIGWLLGGPIGAAVVGSISYLVNKKIQQEGEKTTKESYHQQVAKLCLDAVDSYLICLSDRGLSILSECEKNSAKIIYFSEGKEQEPLEITQKRQELWQLQNGLYQLHEQLEKTLKIPIPPEVKMAATMPKPQDLRSVYRQSGKGVKEEVGTRGQGDKGDKGDKGDKGYKGDRGDKGYKEDKGDKRNFAGSARIPSPPPPNVKDVEVKFRAWEIDEEIAQMKANMASSSSQASQQQKSTQSNKVPNQPSAQTDKEKIQNAYTILGLHPGASQSEVKQAYRTLVKKWHPDLFMNNPQQQKQAQEKMRLINEAYALLDG comes from the coding sequence ATGCAACCACAGCAAAAAGAAGATTACCAACAACTAGCAGATGCTCTAAAATCGGTATCTGCTTTGCTCGATTTAGATTCTAAATCGCAACTGCATCAAGATACGCTCGCTCTCTGCAATTACCTCACTTATCCCAAGTTTCGGATTGCAGTCTTTGGACCGTTTAATCACGGTAAGTCTACCCTAATCAATGCTATGTTGGGCGATCGTGCTTTGCCAATAGATTTGATTCCTACAACTGGTGCTGCAATTATTGTTAGATATGGAACTAGCCTCAGAACTCGGATTCTTCTAACAGATGGAACAGAAATTTATCGCAACGGAACTGAAGTTTTAAAGCAATTTGCTGTTTTAGATAATGACAGGCGAATGCGAAGCGATGTCGCGTCCGTAGAAGTTTTTTGTCCCCATCCCTTCTTAGATACTGGTGTAGAATTTTTGGATTTACCGGGAACAAATGACAGAGAAGAACAAGATAATTTAGTTCGCCAACAACTTTTGAGTGCAGATCTCGTCGTACAACTTCTTGATGCTCGCAAGTTAATGACTTTAGGAGAAAGAGAAAACTTACGGGATTGGTTATTAGAACGGGGTATTAAAACAGTTATTTTTGTTGCTAATTTTATTAATTTACTCGAGCCAGAAGACCAAAAACAAGTCCAAAATCGCTTGCGGTTTGTCGCTGAAAGTTTTAGAGCAGACTTACCGCCTGGTTTTAGCAATTTATATCGTGTTGATGCTTTACCTGCGTTAAGAGCAAGACTCAAAGGAGATGTTGCAGCCGCTAGTAGTAGCGGTTTAGTTACTTTTGAATCTGCTTTGCAAAATATTGTGTCAATCTTTCAACAAAATAGCCAAAAAGTACGTTTGCCAAGAGTAGAACCTCTAGCTTTTCAAGTTCAACAAGCGTTACAAGTAAAAATAACTCCCTTGCAAAGTGAAATCAAAGTATTTGATGAAAAACAGAAGGCTAAAAATGAAATAAAAATCCGTGCAGAACAACTCATCAAAAAAGGCTTTGCTGCTAGTCTGTCTAAGTTACGCGATTGGTTAGCTTTACCCAGTTTACGAGATAAGTACCAGGCTGATGCAGCCGTTGCACTCGCACAAGGTAATTTTAAAAATTGGGAGCGAGAGACTCTGAAAAAAGATTTGAAAGAGTTACAACAAGATATAGTGAAATGGCTGTACCAAGCATACGAATTTTTTCAAGAAGAACGTCCAGAGGATTTACTAATTCCTTTACCGGATGAACCAAAAGTGATTTTACCTCCTCAGCCAGGGAGTTCTGAGATTTTGAGCGAACCGGGTTCGGTAGCTGTTGGAGGTGGTATAGGTTGGCTGTTAGGCGGTCCTATAGGTGCTGCTGTTGTTGGCAGTATTTCCTATTTAGTGAATAAGAAAATACAACAAGAGGGTGAAAAAACAACAAAGGAATCTTACCATCAACAAGTTGCAAAACTTTGTCTTGATGCTGTTGATAGCTATTTGATTTGTCTCAGCGATCGCGGATTATCTATACTAAGTGAATGTGAGAAAAATTCTGCCAAAATCATTTATTTTTCAGAAGGTAAAGAACAAGAGCCTTTGGAAATAACTCAAAAGCGCCAGGAATTATGGCAGTTACAAAATGGATTATATCAGTTGCACGAACAGTTAGAAAAAACTTTGAAAATTCCCATTCCTCCTGAAGTAAAAATGGCAGCGACAATGCCTAAACCCCAAGATTTGCGATCGGTATACCGTCAATCAGGTAAGGGGGTCAAGGAGGAAGTAGGGACAAGGGGACAAGGGGATAAGGGAGATAAGGGGGACAAGGGAGATAAGGGATACAAGGGAGACAGGGGAGATAAGGGATACAAGGAAGACAAGGGAGATAAGAGGAATTTTGCTGGATCTGCGCGAATTCCATCACCTCCACCTCCTAATGTGAAAGACGTAGAAGTAAAATTCCGTGCTTGGGAAATTGATGAAGAAATAGCACAGATGAAAGCAAACATGGCTTCATCGAGTTCTCAAGCGAGCCAGCAACAAAAATCCACTCAAAGTAACAAAGTACCAAATCAACCATCAGCACAGACAGATAAAGAAAAAATTCAAAATGCTTATACTATTTTGGGTTTGCACCCTGGTGCTTCGCAGTCTGAGGTGAAACAGGCGTATCGAACTTTAGTGAAAAAATGGCATCCCGATCTATTTATGAATAATCCACAACAGCAAAAACAGGCTCAAGAGAAAATGAGGTTAATTAACGAGGCTTATGCGCTGTTGGATGGTTAA
- a CDS encoding DUF3040 domain-containing protein codes for MKSPEDKYKDLERVERQLREKETELRLRELENQMNADNAEVYQTVKHQPDKFDKPWQKKAILGAKLFALGVLAIVAVKVASVLAGIVIVGLLGFVTYKLFFDPTSKNIFRKK; via the coding sequence GTGAAATCTCCAGAAGATAAGTATAAAGACTTAGAACGGGTTGAGCGTCAACTCCGGGAAAAAGAGACAGAACTGAGACTGCGTGAGTTAGAAAATCAAATGAATGCTGACAATGCTGAGGTTTATCAAACTGTAAAGCATCAGCCTGACAAGTTTGATAAACCCTGGCAAAAAAAAGCTATTTTAGGAGCTAAATTATTTGCGCTTGGAGTTCTAGCGATCGTTGCTGTCAAGGTCGCATCAGTTTTAGCAGGAATTGTCATTGTTGGGTTGCTTGGATTTGTTACATATAAACTCTTTTTCGACCCAACAAGTAAAAATATTTTTAGGAAAAAATAA
- a CDS encoding argininosuccinate synthase, with protein MGRAKKVVLAYSGGVDTSVCIPYLKHEWGVEEVIALAVDLGQGDELAPVKEKALKSGASESLVADVKESFVKDYAFPAIQANAIYENRYPLATALARPLIVKVLVETAVKYGADAIAHGCTGKGNDQVRFDVSTVALNPNLKILAPAREWGMSREETIAYGERYGIPAPVKKSSPYSIDRNLLGRSIEAGVLEDPNVEPLEEIYAMTKAIADTPNEPEYVEISFTRGIPTAINGEPKNPVELIEQLNQVVGNHGVGRIDMIENRLVGIKSREIYEAPAMTVLIQAHRDLESLTLTADVTHYKRGIEETYSQLVYNGLWYSPLKTALDAFIQKTQERVSGTVRVKLFKGNATIVGRTSENSLYTPDLATYGAEDKFDHKAAEGFIYVWGLPTRIWAQQER; from the coding sequence ATGGGTCGCGCAAAAAAGGTGGTTTTGGCTTATTCTGGCGGAGTTGATACTTCCGTATGCATTCCCTACCTCAAGCATGAGTGGGGAGTCGAAGAAGTTATCGCTCTCGCCGTAGATTTAGGACAAGGTGATGAATTAGCTCCAGTCAAAGAAAAAGCACTGAAATCCGGTGCAAGTGAATCTTTGGTGGCGGATGTTAAGGAAAGTTTTGTCAAGGATTACGCTTTTCCAGCCATTCAAGCGAATGCTATCTATGAAAATCGGTATCCCCTAGCAACAGCTCTCGCCCGTCCGTTGATTGTGAAGGTGTTAGTAGAGACAGCAGTGAAATATGGAGCGGATGCGATCGCACACGGTTGCACTGGGAAAGGAAACGACCAGGTGCGCTTTGATGTTTCTACTGTTGCTCTCAACCCCAATCTTAAGATACTTGCACCAGCAAGAGAATGGGGAATGAGCCGTGAGGAAACAATTGCCTATGGCGAACGATATGGTATTCCTGCACCAGTGAAAAAATCTTCACCCTATAGCATTGACCGTAACTTGCTTGGAAGGAGTATAGAAGCAGGGGTTTTGGAAGACCCTAATGTAGAACCACTTGAAGAAATCTACGCGATGACGAAGGCAATAGCAGATACTCCCAACGAGCCAGAGTATGTTGAAATTAGTTTTACTAGGGGTATACCTACTGCAATCAACGGCGAACCCAAAAATCCAGTAGAGTTGATCGAACAACTAAACCAGGTGGTAGGAAACCACGGAGTTGGACGCATTGACATGATAGAAAACCGCTTGGTAGGTATAAAATCGCGGGAAATATACGAAGCTCCTGCCATGACCGTGTTAATTCAAGCACATAGGGATTTGGAGAGCTTAACTTTAACCGCAGATGTAACGCACTACAAGCGTGGTATTGAAGAGACATACAGCCAATTGGTTTACAATGGTCTGTGGTACAGTCCACTCAAAACAGCCTTAGATGCTTTCATTCAGAAGACACAAGAGCGGGTTTCTGGAACTGTACGGGTAAAACTTTTCAAAGGGAATGCCACTATTGTTGGGCGAACCTCCGAGAATAGCCTTTACACTCCTGATTTGGCTACCTACGGTGCTGAGGATAAATTTGACCACAAAGCAGCTGAAGGTTTCATTTACGTTTGGGGGCTTCCAACACGTATTTGGGCGCAGCAGGAAAGGTAG
- a CDS encoding pentapeptide repeat-containing protein, producing MDANELITHYKAGNRDFLQVSLQRVHLSEVCLARINLSRSDLTGATLSAANLRGAILSEATLAEANLWRADLTEAFMIWANLHKANLIRTNLCKADLHRAVLTRADLRLADLSFADLSNTNLEGADLRYANLSGANLAGANLTKANLTGAKLSQADLYNVNLTKAILLRTDLCHTDISSMTVSGDLLLSDR from the coding sequence ATGGATGCTAATGAACTCATAACACACTATAAGGCAGGCAACAGAGATTTTTTACAGGTGTCCTTGCAACGCGTTCACCTAAGCGAAGTCTGTCTGGCTAGAATCAATCTGAGTCGGTCGGATCTTACGGGCGCGACTTTATCAGCCGCAAATCTACGCGGAGCAATTTTAAGTGAAGCCACTCTAGCGGAAGCAAATTTGTGGAGGGCAGACTTAACTGAAGCTTTCATGATTTGGGCAAATTTACACAAAGCTAATTTAATCCGTACAAATCTTTGTAAAGCGGATTTACACCGGGCGGTGCTGACAAGGGCAGATTTGCGGTTAGCCGATTTAAGTTTTGCCGATCTCAGTAACACTAACTTAGAAGGTGCGGATTTACGCTATGCTAACTTAAGCGGTGCAAATCTAGCAGGTGCCAACTTAACTAAAGCGAACCTAACTGGTGCGAAATTGAGTCAGGCAGACTTGTACAACGTAAACTTGACAAAAGCAATATTGTTGAGAACTGATTTATGCCATACTGACATCAGTTCTATGACAGTAAGCGGCGACTTACTCTTAAGCGATCGCTGA
- a CDS encoding dynamin family protein: MVAQVGTDTFLNDLERVVQVRSEVAVALNKIADTIERAEVAGDTTSGKLSLERDIEDIKVATKNLHTGVFRLLVLGDMKRGKSTLLNALLGENLLPSDVNPCTAVLTVLRHGAEKKVTVYYNDGKSPQQLDFQNFKFKYTIDPQEAKKLEQEKKQAFPDVDYAVVEYPLPLLEKGIEIVDSPGLNDTEARNELSLGYVNNCHAILFVMRASQPCTLGERRYLENYIKGRGLSVFFLINAWDQVKESLIDPDDAEELKSAEDRLRQVFRANLSEYCYVDGHDIYDERVFEISSIQALRRRLKNSQASLEGTGIPEFTGSLNTFLTRERAIAELRQVRTLARQACNRTREAIERRILLLDQDVNQLRTRINSVEPEFKKLTSIRDQFQQEIRNTSDTKSKAVADSFRDYVLGLGNTFETDFLRYQPELNLFDFLSSGKREAFNIALQKAFEQYITDKSAAWTLTAEKDISAAFAQLSRSAAQYGASYNQVTDRITEQLTGEKVKVNTNTTTEEDNSPGWAKWAMGLLSLSRGNLAGVAMAGAGFDWKNILLNYFTVIGIGGIITAVTGVFLGPIGFALLGLGVGFLQADQARKELVKTAKKELVKYLPQVAQEQWHTVHKAVKECFDSYEKEVSTRINDDISARKSELDNLLKQKETREIDRETELKRLKKLEEDIFAQMQTVESAYNNLLAYYS; encoded by the coding sequence ATGGTTGCTCAAGTAGGAACTGATACATTTCTCAATGACTTAGAGCGTGTCGTACAAGTTCGCTCAGAAGTTGCTGTTGCTTTAAATAAAATAGCTGACACAATCGAGCGAGCGGAAGTCGCTGGAGATACAACATCTGGAAAACTCAGTTTAGAACGCGATATTGAAGATATTAAAGTAGCTACTAAAAATCTCCACACTGGTGTTTTTCGCTTACTCGTTTTGGGAGATATGAAACGGGGTAAAAGTACCTTACTGAATGCCTTATTAGGTGAAAATTTGTTACCAAGTGATGTCAATCCCTGTACGGCGGTATTAACAGTTTTACGCCATGGAGCGGAAAAAAAAGTCACTGTCTATTATAATGATGGCAAAAGCCCGCAACAGTTAGATTTTCAAAACTTTAAATTTAAATATACTATCGATCCACAAGAAGCAAAAAAACTAGAGCAAGAGAAAAAGCAAGCTTTCCCAGATGTTGATTATGCAGTGGTTGAGTATCCTTTGCCTCTACTTGAAAAGGGGATTGAAATTGTTGATAGCCCAGGATTGAATGATACAGAAGCAAGAAACGAATTATCGTTGGGTTACGTTAATAACTGTCATGCCATTTTGTTTGTGATGAGAGCATCGCAACCTTGTACTCTTGGAGAAAGACGCTATCTAGAAAATTATATCAAAGGTCGGGGGCTGTCAGTTTTCTTTCTTATTAATGCTTGGGATCAAGTCAAGGAATCTTTGATTGACCCTGACGACGCCGAAGAATTAAAATCTGCTGAGGATAGATTGAGGCAAGTTTTCCGGGCTAATTTATCGGAATACTGTTATGTGGATGGTCACGATATCTATGATGAACGAGTGTTTGAAATTTCTTCCATTCAAGCACTGCGCCGCAGATTGAAAAATTCTCAGGCTTCGTTAGAGGGAACTGGCATTCCTGAATTTACGGGTTCGCTGAATACTTTTCTGACTCGTGAAAGAGCGATCGCAGAACTGCGCCAAGTTAGAACACTAGCAAGACAAGCATGCAATCGCACTCGCGAAGCGATCGAAAGAAGAATCCTCTTACTTGACCAAGATGTCAACCAATTGCGAACAAGAATTAACTCTGTAGAACCCGAATTCAAAAAACTCACCAGTATCCGAGACCAATTTCAGCAAGAAATCAGAAATACCAGTGACACCAAATCTAAAGCTGTGGCGGATTCGTTCCGCGACTACGTTTTGGGCTTGGGAAATACTTTTGAAACAGATTTTCTCCGCTATCAGCCAGAATTAAATCTGTTTGATTTTCTTAGCAGTGGGAAACGAGAAGCGTTTAACATCGCATTGCAAAAAGCTTTTGAACAATATATCACCGATAAATCTGCTGCGTGGACTTTAACAGCAGAAAAAGACATCAGTGCTGCTTTTGCCCAACTTTCCAGAAGTGCAGCACAGTATGGTGCATCTTACAATCAAGTTACAGACAGAATCACAGAACAATTGACAGGAGAAAAAGTCAAAGTTAACACGAATACCACAACTGAAGAAGATAATTCTCCTGGTTGGGCGAAGTGGGCGATGGGATTGTTATCCCTATCTCGCGGTAACCTAGCTGGTGTAGCCATGGCTGGTGCTGGTTTTGACTGGAAAAATATCCTGTTAAATTACTTTACTGTGATTGGCATTGGTGGGATAATTACAGCTGTCACGGGTGTTTTCCTCGGACCTATTGGATTTGCTTTGCTGGGGTTGGGTGTTGGCTTTTTGCAAGCAGATCAAGCACGTAAAGAGTTAGTCAAAACAGCAAAGAAAGAGTTAGTGAAGTATTTGCCACAAGTCGCCCAAGAGCAATGGCATACCGTTCATAAAGCTGTAAAAGAGTGCTTTGACTCTTATGAAAAAGAAGTCAGCACGCGGATTAATGATGATATCTCCGCTCGAAAATCGGAGTTGGACAATTTGCTCAAGCAAAAGGAAACTCGCGAAATCGATCGCGAAACTGAATTGAAGCGGTTGAAAAAGTTAGAAGAAGACATCTTTGCTCAAATGCAGACAGTTGAGTCAGCTTACAACAATTTATTAGCTTACTACAGTTAG
- a CDS encoding DUF4212 domain-containing protein yields MDKEKSRSYWRANTALIRNLLIVWALVSLGFSILLVQPLNAIRFFGVPFGFWMAQQGSILIFVVLIFIYAFQMDKLDRKYNIKR; encoded by the coding sequence ATGGATAAAGAAAAGAGTCGCTCATACTGGCGTGCCAATACTGCTTTAATCCGCAATCTTTTAATAGTTTGGGCGTTAGTATCCCTTGGTTTTAGTATCTTACTGGTACAACCATTGAATGCAATACGGTTCTTTGGCGTACCTTTTGGCTTCTGGATGGCACAGCAGGGGTCGATCCTGATTTTTGTGGTGTTGATTTTCATTTATGCCTTTCAAATGGACAAGCTCGATCGCAAATACAACATTAAAAGGTGA
- a CDS encoding sodium:solute symporter family protein, which produces MSVEIWTIIIVGLSFLLYLYIGWQSRVKDSQGFFVADRGVPSVANGAATAADWMSAASFISMAGLISFLGYDGSIYLMGWTGGYVLLALLLAPYLRKFGKYTVPDFVGDRYYSNVARLVAVIAAIFVSLTYVAGQMRGVGIVFSRFLQVDINTGVIIGMVIVGFFSVLGGMKGITWTQVAQYAILIVAYLIPAIAIAMLLTGNPIPQFAFTFSDIASKLNQLQVDLGFKEYTQAFVNKSAIDVLFITIALMVGTAGLPHVIVRFYTVPDVRSARFSAGWALLFIAILYTTAPALSMFARYNLINTLHNTTIEQVRQLDWANKWEKTKLLSFEDKNGDGRFQLAPQKDKTEITIDPDIIVLSTPEVAKLAPWVIALVAAGGLAAALSTASGLLLVISSSIAHDVYYRIVDPQASEQKRLFVGRIMVGLSLVLAGYFGVNPPGFVGQVVAFAFGLAASSFFPVIILGIFDKRTNKEGAIAGMLTGLIFTIVYIVGVKFLGMPAWFFGVSAEGIGTLGMIINLIVTLVVSRLTPPPPLEIQALVEDLRSPEIEEEQGVRTVH; this is translated from the coding sequence GTGTCAGTTGAAATTTGGACGATTATAATAGTCGGGCTTTCTTTCCTGCTCTATCTTTACATTGGATGGCAATCACGAGTTAAGGATAGTCAGGGTTTTTTTGTAGCAGATCGAGGGGTTCCTTCCGTTGCTAATGGTGCAGCGACAGCTGCTGATTGGATGTCCGCAGCCTCGTTTATTTCCATGGCGGGTCTCATTAGTTTTCTGGGCTATGACGGCTCTATTTATCTCATGGGTTGGACAGGAGGATATGTGTTGCTGGCATTACTGTTAGCACCATATCTCCGAAAGTTTGGTAAGTATACAGTCCCCGATTTTGTAGGCGATCGCTACTACTCCAATGTTGCTCGTTTGGTGGCGGTGATAGCAGCCATATTTGTCTCCCTTACTTATGTAGCCGGACAAATGCGAGGAGTGGGCATTGTATTTAGCCGCTTTCTGCAAGTGGATATCAATACAGGTGTCATTATCGGTATGGTAATTGTGGGGTTTTTCTCCGTCTTAGGTGGTATGAAAGGCATCACCTGGACGCAAGTTGCACAATATGCCATCTTGATTGTTGCTTACTTGATTCCGGCGATCGCAATTGCCATGTTACTGACAGGTAATCCCATTCCTCAGTTTGCGTTTACCTTCAGTGATATTGCCAGTAAACTCAATCAACTCCAGGTTGACCTTGGGTTTAAGGAGTATACCCAGGCATTTGTGAACAAGTCCGCCATTGACGTACTATTCATTACTATTGCACTGATGGTAGGGACTGCCGGACTACCCCATGTGATAGTACGTTTTTATACAGTACCTGACGTGCGCTCGGCTAGATTTTCAGCAGGTTGGGCGCTCTTATTTATTGCCATTCTTTATACCACTGCTCCAGCCCTTTCCATGTTTGCCCGTTACAATCTCATCAATACTCTGCACAACACTACAATTGAGCAAGTGAGGCAGTTAGACTGGGCAAACAAATGGGAAAAGACAAAACTCTTGTCTTTTGAGGATAAGAACGGTGATGGACGTTTTCAGTTAGCCCCACAAAAAGACAAAACCGAAATTACAATTGACCCAGACATTATTGTGCTATCCACCCCAGAAGTTGCCAAACTAGCACCTTGGGTGATTGCTCTTGTAGCAGCCGGTGGTTTGGCAGCTGCGTTGTCCACAGCATCAGGTTTGTTGCTGGTTATTTCCAGTTCCATTGCTCATGATGTCTACTATCGGATAGTCGATCCGCAAGCCTCAGAACAAAAACGATTATTTGTTGGACGCATCATGGTAGGTTTGTCCCTCGTCCTTGCTGGATATTTTGGGGTCAATCCACCCGGATTTGTCGGTCAAGTTGTTGCTTTCGCCTTTGGCTTAGCCGCCTCTAGCTTTTTCCCAGTCATTATTCTGGGCATTTTCGACAAGCGAACCAACAAAGAAGGCGCAATTGCAGGTATGCTAACTGGTTTAATTTTCACAATAGTATACATTGTGGGTGTTAAGTTTCTCGGTATGCCAGCTTGGTTCTTTGGAGTTTCTGCAGAAGGGATTGGGACTTTAGGCATGATTATCAACTTGATTGTCACACTTGTGGTTTCTCGTTTGACTCCCCCACCACCCTTGGAAATTCAAGCATTGGTAGAAGATTTACGCAGCCCGGAGATTGAAGAAGAACAAGGAGTTAGAACCGTTCATTAA